The following is a genomic window from Trueperaceae bacterium.
GGCGGCCAGCTCGAAGTCGCGGCGTCGCGCCGCCTCGCGCATCTGCCCCTCCAGCCGCTCGACGATCTCGCCCACGCGCCCCTCGAGGAAGGCCTTCACGTCGGCGACGACCAGCGCGTACTCGGCCGGGTCGGCCCACCCGACGCACGGCGCGAAGCAGCGACCCATGTGGTAGCGGAGGCAGGGGCGTTTGCGGCTCTCCATGGGCACGCCGCTGTTCTTGCGCAGCTTGAAGACGCTATAGACGAGGTCGAGGACCTGCCGGACGGCGCCCGCGCTGGGGTACGGCCCGAAGTAGGTGCCGCCGTCCTTCACGACCGTCCGCGTGAAGATGAGCGTGGGGTACGCCTCGTTGGTCAGCTTGAGGAACGGGTAGCTCTTGTCGTCCTTCAGCAGCACGTTGTAGTGAGGCAGGTGCCGCTTGATGAGGTTGGATTCGAGGATCAGCGCCTCGACCTCGTCCTGCGTGACGATGAACTCGAGGTGACGGGCCGCCCGCGTGAGGAGGCGCGCCTTCTGTCCCGCCTGCCGCCCGAAGTAGCTGCCGACGCGGCTACGCAGGTTCACCGCCTTGCCGACGTAGAGCACGGTCTCGTCCGCGCCGTAGAACAGGTAGCAGCCGCTGGAGGTAGGGAGGACGGGCAGGTCGCCGCGCTTCACGTGCCGATTCTACGGTGGGGTGCCGCCGCCTCCGGTCGCGCCCCGGCGTCAGAGGTCGAGCAGCATGGCCTCGGGGTTCTCGAGCAGGTCGATGACGCGGCTCGTGAACATGGCGCCCTCGGCGCCGTCCACGAGGCGGTGGTCGAAGGAGAGGCTCAGGTAGAGCATCTGCCGCGCCGCGATGCTGTCGTCGGGGAGCACCACGGGGCGCTTCTTGATCGAGTGGACTCCGAGGATGGCCGCCTCGGGCACGTTGATGATCGGGAAGGAGAAGAGCCCGCCGAGGCTACCGATGTTGGTGATCGAGAAGGTGCCGCCCTTCATGTCGTCGGGCGCCAGTCTGCCGGCCTTGGCGGCGTCCGCCAGCCGGTTCACGTCGGCAGCCAGCTCGGCGATGGTGCGGGCGTCCACGTCGCGCACCACGGGCACGACCAGCCCCGCCTCCGTGGCCACGGCCATGCCGAGGTTGTAGTAGCTCTTGCGCACGATCTCGTTCGTCGCCTCATCCAGGCTCGAGTTCAGGGCCGGGTACTCCGCCAGGGCGGCGGCGACGGCCTTCATGACGAACGGTAGGTACGAGAGCCTGACGCCCCTGGCGGCGGCGCGCGGCTTGAGCTTGTCGCGCAGCGCCACGAGCGCCGTGACGTCGGCCTCGTCCACGTGCAGCGCCCGCACGGTGTGGAGGTGCGAGGCGACCATCTGGTTGGAGATCAGGCGTCGCAGGCCGCGCAGCGGCACGCGCTCCTCGCGCGCCTCGTAGCCGGCGGGCGTCCGGTAGGGCGGCACGGGCGGCAGGCCGCCCTGCGCGGCGGCCGGCGCGGGGCCGGCAACGTGCTCGCGGACGTCGTCGACGCGCACCCGGCCGTGCGGGCCGCTACCGACCACCGCGGCCACGTCGACGCCTAGCTCGCGCGCCAGGCGGCGGGCCGCAGGGACCGCGACGACCCGCCCGTACGGCCCCCGCGCCCCCGGAGTCGGCATCGCGGCTGCGCGTGGGGCCGCCTCGGCAGTGGCGGCCCCGGCGCCCGCCCTGGCGCCGGGCCGCCGCAGTCGCGGCAACTCCTGGTCGCCCTTGTCGGCCGCCGGCTTGAAGAGGCTGAGGCTCTCGCCGTCGTCCGCCGGAGGCGCGCCGGCGGGGCGCTCGGGCGCCGCGGCCGGCGCGGGCGGTGCGGGCGGTGCGGCGGCCGCCACGGCGGCTGCCGCTCCGGCGGCCCCGGCGTCGGCGAAGAGCGCGATGGGGGCGTGCACCTGCACGACGTCCCCCTCGGCCGCCAGCTGCTTGAGCAGCACGCCCGCGTACGGGCTCGGCAGCTCCACCGTGGCCTTGTCGGTGAGCACCTCCGCGACGGGCTGGTCGAGGGCGACCGTCTCGCCCTCCGCCACCAGCCAGCGGACGATCTCGCCCTCCACCACCGATTCGGCCAGTTCGGGCAGCCGGAACTCTCTCGCCATGCGCAACTCCTCGTCGGCCGCGCCGTCGCGGCCGCTCAGTCAGTAATCGAGCGCGTGCTGCACGGCCCGCATGATGCGGGCGGGGCCGGGCAGGTACTCGCGGTCCTGGGCGTAGGGGTAGGGCGTGTCGAAGCCCGTCACGCGGAGCGGGGGTGCCAGGAGCTGGTCGAGGAGCTCCTCGGCGATGGTGGCGGCCACCTCGCTGATGAAGCTCGCGCTCCTGGGCGCCTCGCTGACCAGCACCACCCGACCCACGCGCGCCACCGCCTCGAGCACCGTCTCCTCGTCCCACGGCGCCAGGGACCGCAGGTCTATCACGTGGGGCGAGAACCCCTGCTCCACCAACGCCTTAGCGGCGCGGGTCGTCTCGGCCATCGAACCGCCGTAGCTCACGAGCACCACGTCGTCACCCCGCAGCCTCACGGCCGCCTTGCCTATGGGGATCAGCTCGTCGGGGTCGTCGGAGAGTTCCTCCTTGACGGCGCGGTAGAGCCGCTTGGGCTCCATGAAGACGACCGGGTCCTCGTCCCTGATGGCGCTCTTCAGGAGGCCCCTGGTGTCGGACGGGGTGGACGGGAACACCACCTTGAGGCCGGCCGTGTGCACGAAGTGCGCCTCCGGGCTCTGCGAGTGGTGATGGCCGCCCTTCACCCCGCCGCCAGCCGGCATGCGCACCACCATGGGGGCCGTGAACTGGCCGCCGGAGCGGTACCTGAGCTTGGCGACCTGCGACACGAGTTGGTCGAACCCCGGGAAGACGTAGTCGGAGAACTGGATCTCGGCCACGGGCCGCAGCCCGTGCACCGCCATGCCCAGAGCGGCGCCGATGATGGCCGCCTCCGAGAGCGGCGAGTCGATCACGCGGTCGGGGCCGTACTTATCGAACAGCTTCTCCGTGGCGAGGAACACGCCGCCGCGCTTGCCGACGTCCTCGCCCACCACGACGACGCGGTCGTCGCGCGCCATCTCCTCGTCCAGGGTCCGCGCTATCGCTTGGACCATCGTCACGGCACTCATGTGCGGCACCTTCCTAGTGGCGTCAGCCGAGCAGGTCGGCGCGCTGCTTCGCGAGGGCGGCGGGCACGTCGGCCAGCACGTCCTCGAACATCGCGGCCGTGGGCACCGGACCGGCGGACTCGGCTTCCTTGACGGCGGCGGTCACCTGCGCCTCGAACTCGTCCCTGGCGGCACGCTCCGCAGCGTCGTCCCACTCCCCGCGGCGCTCGAGGAAACGGCGCATCCGGCCGAGAGGGTCGCGCTTGCGCCACCGCTCCACCTCGCCGCGCGGCCGGTAGACGGAGTCGTCGTCGGCCGAGGAGTGCCCGCCGTAACGGTACACGAGCATCTCCACGAGCGCCGGGCCCATGCCGTCGCGCGCCCGCTGCACCACGTCGCGCATCACGTAATAGCAGGCGAGGGCGTCCATGCCGTCGACGAAGTAGCCCGGCATGCCGTAGGCGTGCGCCTTCGTGTAGACGCTCTCGGCGCCCGTCTGCTTCTCGAAGCCGACGCTGATGGCGTAGCGGTTGTTCTGGCACACGAACACGATCGGCGCGCCCTGGGCGGAGGCGAAGTTGACGCCCGCGTGCCAATCGCCCTCGCTGGTGGCGCCGTCACCGAACGTGCAGACGACCACCTGACCGGTGCCGCGCAGCTTGATGCTGATGGCGGTGCCGGCGGCCGGCGGGACGTGCGAGGCGATGGGCGACGCCACGGAGAAGACGTTGAGCTCCTTCGAGGCAGGGTGATAAGGCATCTGGCGACCGCGGCTCGGGTCGGCCAGCGTGCCCATGGACTGACCCATCGACTCGACCGGCGGCAGGCCGACGGCAGTGACCAGGGTGACGTCGCGGTAGTAGGGGAAGAGCCAGTCGAAGCCCGGCTTGATGGCGTGCGCGACGCCCACCTGCGCGGCCTCGTGCCCCGCGCTGGGCGCCACGAAGCTGACGCGACCCTGGCGCTGCAGCCGCCCGAGGCGCTCGTCCATGACGCGCCCGAGGAGCATGTGCCTGTACATCCCGACCAACTGCTCCGTGCCGAGGTCGAGGTCGAACGGGGCGATCCACTCGCCGGCCTCGCTGATTACCGAGATCGGCTCTTCGGTGAACGGCTGGAAGAGCTGGGACTCCAGGATCATACGGGCCTCCCTTCGTTCGTGTTCCGTCCTGCCGGTTCCATGCGGGCCGCCGGCCCCGCACAAGCGAACGCCCCGACGGCTGACGTCGGGGCGAGCGCCGGGCGGGCGCGGACCATGGAGCCGACGTCTAGTAGCGACGCGGCGTGCGCACGGGCGCGAGTCCCGAGGAGGCGCCTCGCGCGGACGCGCGGCGCCACCGGGCAGGCGTGCCCGCTGTTACGCGTGAGGGTGGTCTTCGCCGTGGTCATGTTCGCCTCGTCCGGTTCGCGGGTTCGGCTTCCGCACGCCGACCGTCGCCTCGACCGCGGGGCTGGCTGACCGGCGGTCACGCTCCGGTCGTTCCTTCGAGCGTTGGCACACCATAGCACCCGTCCCGCCTCGGCGCCGTAGCAGACTTCCCACCCGGGGAACCGGCGGCACCACCCCCACGGCGCCCCTCTCACCGAAGTGATATGAGAAGGCGTGCTTGCCCGTCACCCAGGCCCGCGCGGCCCGTCCCCGCGGCCGTCACGCCCTGGCGCCCGCACTGACGGCGGGGCGAGCTGATGTCGCCCCTGCTCCGGGTCCTGCTCGCGCTGGCGACGCTGGCCGCGCTCGTGCTGCTCGCGGCCGTCACGTCGAGCAGCGCCTGGCTGTGGCTGCTGCTGGCGGCCGCGGCGCTTCTCGTCGTCTACGCCCGCAGCGGCGCCTACGCCGCCCTGCTGGTGGGCGGGCTCCTGGCGGGGGCCGCCGTGGGCACGCTCCTCGAGGTGGCGTTCAGGTGGCAGGGCTCGTTCCTGGTCAGCGTCGGCGCCGCGGCCCTCACGGTCGAGGGCCTCGAGAGCCGGCCCGGACACTGGCCGTTCGTGTTCGGCGTCGCCTTCCTCCTCGTCGGCGCCGTCGTGACGCTGGCCCAGTTCGGTCCGCGCGGTTACCTCGCCGCCAGCCTCGCGGCCGCCGCCGTCACGGTCGCCGTCACGGTCCTGCGGCGGCGTTAGCCCCGTCGGACCGCAGGCGTCCCCGGTAAGCCCCAGCCAGCGGGTAGACTGGCACTCGACTGAAGACCGCGTGAGCGGCGGAGGAAACATGGAACAAACCATCAACAGGGGCCTGGACGGCGTCTACATCGACACGAGCGGCGTCTGTTTCATCGACGGCGGCAAGGGTCAACTCGTCTACCGCGGTTACGACATCAACGAGCTGGCCGACAAGGCGAGCTTCGAGGAGGTCGTGTACCTGCTGTGGCACGGCGCGCTCCCCGACTCCGCCCAGCTCGAGGCGTTCAAGGCCGCGATCGCGCCGCACTACCACGTGCCCGACGCCGTCTACGACCTCTACCGCGCGCTGCCGCAGGGTCACTCGCCCATGCACGCCATCCGCACGGCGGCCTCCCTGCTCGCGCCCTACGACGAGGACCCCGACGGCGTCGACGAGGCGAACGTCCACCGCATCGGCACGAAGCTCCTGGCGCAGTTCCCCACGCTCACGGCCGCCTTCGAGCGGGTGCGGCGCGGCCTCGAGCCGGTTGCGCCCCGCAGCGACCTGAGCCTGGCGGGCAACTTCCTCTACACGCTCACGGGCGAGGAGCCGTCGGCCGCCGCCACGCGCGTGATGGACGTCGCGCTCGTGCTACACGCCGAGCACGGGTCGAACGCCAGCACCTTCGTCGCGCGCGCCACGGCCTCCACCCTCACCGACGTCTATAGCGCCATCACGGCGGCCGTCGGCGCCCTCAAGGGCCCGCTGCATGGCGGCGCCAACACGGCCGTCATGAAGGCCCTCGAGGGGATCGGCAGCGTGGCGGGCGTCGAGCCTTACGTCATGAACATCCTCTCTCAGCCCGGCGGTCGCGTCATGGGCTTCGGGCACCGCGTCTACAAGGTGCTCGACCCGCGCGCGCAGATCCTCAAGGAGGTCAGCCGCCAGCTGGCCAAGGAGTCGGGCGACTCGAAGTGGTTCGACATGAGCCTCGAGATGGAGCGGGTCATGGACCGCGAGATGGCCAAACGCGGCAAGGCCGTCAAGCCCAACGTCGACTTCTTCTCGGCCTCCGTCTACCGCATGCTCGGCTTCCCCGGCGACATGTACACGCCCATCTTCGCCGTGGCGCGCGTGCCGGGCTGGATGGCGCACCTTTACGAGCAGTACGCCGACAACCGCATCATGCGCCCCCGCCTGGTCTACTCCGGCCCGATGGGCCTGAAGTTCAAGCCGCTCGCCGAGCGCTGAGGCGCCGCAGGGAGGGCGCGGCCCGCTCACGGGGCGGCGGCGCGCACCTCCAGCGACGCGACGAACGCCCGCAGCCACCCCGCGTACCTGGCGGGGTCGTGGTTCCACGCCTCCACGTGCTCCACCCCCGGTAGCCGCAGGTAGGTGAGGGGCGTGCGCACCTCGCGCGCGAAGGCGTCCACCGCGCTGACGGGCACCGTCGAGTCCTCCTCGCCGGCCACGAGCAGCACCGGCACGCCGATGCCGCCGGCGGTGCGCGCCTGCTCGAGGCCCGCGAAGTCGACGCCCGTCCGCAACCCAGCCACGAACAGCGCGAGGCGCGTCAGCGCGCCGGGGAACGGCAGGCCGGCCTTGACGGCGCCGACCTCGACGACGTCGCTCGGGCTCACCAGGGGCGAGTCGAGCACCAGCCCGACGACCTCCGGCGCCGGCGCCGGCCAGCGCTCCAGCGCCTCGAGCGCCACCGCGCCGCCCATGGAGAGCCCGTAGAGGATCAGGCGGCCGTGACCGCGCCGCGCCAGCTCCAACGCGCCCACCAGGGCGTCCTGCCATTCGCTCGCGCCGTAATGGTAGAGGCCGTCCGGGCTGGGGTCGCTGGCGTCGTGGTTGCGGTAGGCGAGCGCCAGGACGGGCAGGCCGAGCTCGTTGAGGGCCTTCGCGAAGCGGAGCGTCTCGATGAGCTCCCCGCGCCTGCGCCCGTGCAGGAGGAGCACCGCCGTCCCCTGCTCCGCCGGTAGGTACCAGGCCCGCAGCCCGCCAACGGGTCCGTCGAGACGCAGCTCCTCGTAGGCGATGCCGAGGTCGGTGGCCGGGTCGTGCCGGTAGTAGAAGTTGTCGATGCGCCCCTTCAACCCCGCGGCGGGTGGCGCGCCCTCGCGCAGCTCCACCGCGCGCGTGACCGTGGCGCCGTCGTCGGCCAGGACCTCGCGGAGGGCCCCGTGACCGCCCTCCCACAGCAGCAGGTAGGCGCCCGCGGCGCGGGCGTTGGCGTGCTGCGCGGGCGCCGCGCCGCCAGGGAGCTCGACGCCGTACCTACCGCCCGTCAGGTCGGTCACGCGACCCAGCTCGAACTCGGGCGCCAGCCCGTAGGGTTGGGGCACGACGACGCGGCCCGCCAATACCCACCCCACCGCGCCCAGCGCGAGCACGGCCAGGACGGCGAGGGCGACAACGGTCCACAGGAGCACCCTGAGGCTCACCAGTCGACCGAGCCGTACGTGTCCTCGCGGTCGGGGCTGGTCGAGAACATGGCGACCGGGACGCCCGTGTGCGCCTCGATGAGGCTCAGGTAGTCGTGGACCTCGCGCGGCAGCGCCGAACGGTGCCCTAGCCCGCGCAGCTCGCCCCAGCCGGGCAGCTCCTCGTACACCGCCCCGCCGGGGCCGTGATCGACGGCGACCCGCACCCGCTCCAGGCCCGAGAGCACGTCGAGCTTGGTCACCACCAGGCCGTCGAAGCCGTTGACGTCGCAGGCGAACCTGAGCTGAGGCAGGTCGAGCCACCCGACGCGCCGCGGCCTGCCCGTCGTGGTCCCGAACTCGTCCCACTGGTTGACGCCCGTTCCGCGCAACCGCGCGGCCATGGCCTCGTCGGTGACCTCCGTCGGGAACGGCCCGTGGCCGACGCGGCTCGTGAACGCCTTCACGACGCCGTACACGCCCGTGAGGGCCTTGTGGCTCACCCCCGCACCCACGAGGATGCCGCCGACGGTGGGGTGGCTCGACGTGACGTACGGGTAGGTGCCGTATGCCAGGTCGAGCATGGTGCCCTGCCCGCCCTCGAACAGCACGCGCTCGCCGCGAGCGAGCGCGTCGCGCGTCAGCGCGCCCGTGTCGGCGACGAGCGGCGCAAGGCGGTCCCTGACCTCGGCGAGCTCGGCGAAGGCCGCGTCGACGCTCGTCCAACCGACCCGCGCGGTCGAGTTCGGCTTGGCCTCGAGCAGCCGCGCGAGGCGCTCGCGCAGC
Proteins encoded in this region:
- a CDS encoding adenylosuccinate synthase, giving the protein MPGIAMIGAQWGDEGKGKVVDALAAEADLVVRYSGGANAGHTVVVGGEVFKLHHLPCGTLHDGPTSVLGGGMVVDPWTFLEELDALSARRDPGRVLVSTEAHLVLPHHKKNDEGGGFVGTTGRGIGPAYSDKARRIGVRAGDLTDEAVLRERLARLLEAKPNSTARVGWTSVDAAFAELAEVRDRLAPLVADTGALTRDALARGERVLFEGGQGTMLDLAYGTYPYVTSSHPTVGGILVGAGVSHKALTGVYGVVKAFTSRVGHGPFPTEVTDEAMAARLRGTGVNQWDEFGTTTGRPRRVGWLDLPQLRFACDVNGFDGLVVTKLDVLSGLERVRVAVDHGPGGAVYEELPGWGELRGLGHRSALPREVHDYLSLIEAHTGVPVAMFSTSPDREDTYGSVDW
- a CDS encoding alpha/beta fold hydrolase, with product MSLRVLLWTVVALAVLAVLALGAVGWVLAGRVVVPQPYGLAPEFELGRVTDLTGGRYGVELPGGAAPAQHANARAAGAYLLLWEGGHGALREVLADDGATVTRAVELREGAPPAAGLKGRIDNFYYRHDPATDLGIAYEELRLDGPVGGLRAWYLPAEQGTAVLLLHGRRRGELIETLRFAKALNELGLPVLALAYRNHDASDPSPDGLYHYGASEWQDALVGALELARRGHGRLILYGLSMGGAVALEALERWPAPAPEVVGLVLDSPLVSPSDVVEVGAVKAGLPFPGALTRLALFVAGLRTGVDFAGLEQARTAGGIGVPVLLVAGEEDSTVPVSAVDAFAREVRTPLTYLRLPGVEHVEAWNHDPARYAGWLRAFVASLEVRAAAP
- a CDS encoding thiamine pyrophosphate-dependent dehydrogenase E1 component subunit alpha yields the protein MILESQLFQPFTEEPISVISEAGEWIAPFDLDLGTEQLVGMYRHMLLGRVMDERLGRLQRQGRVSFVAPSAGHEAAQVGVAHAIKPGFDWLFPYYRDVTLVTAVGLPPVESMGQSMGTLADPSRGRQMPYHPASKELNVFSVASPIASHVPPAAGTAISIKLRGTGQVVVCTFGDGATSEGDWHAGVNFASAQGAPIVFVCQNNRYAISVGFEKQTGAESVYTKAHAYGMPGYFVDGMDALACYYVMRDVVQRARDGMGPALVEMLVYRYGGHSSADDDSVYRPRGEVERWRKRDPLGRMRRFLERRGEWDDAAERAARDEFEAQVTAAVKEAESAGPVPTAAMFEDVLADVPAALAKQRADLLG
- a CDS encoding citrate synthase (catalyzes the formation of citrate from acetyl-CoA and oxaloacetate), whose product is MEQTINRGLDGVYIDTSGVCFIDGGKGQLVYRGYDINELADKASFEEVVYLLWHGALPDSAQLEAFKAAIAPHYHVPDAVYDLYRALPQGHSPMHAIRTAASLLAPYDEDPDGVDEANVHRIGTKLLAQFPTLTAAFERVRRGLEPVAPRSDLSLAGNFLYTLTGEEPSAAATRVMDVALVLHAEHGSNASTFVARATASTLTDVYSAITAAVGALKGPLHGGANTAVMKALEGIGSVAGVEPYVMNILSQPGGRVMGFGHRVYKVLDPRAQILKEVSRQLAKESGDSKWFDMSLEMERVMDREMAKRGKAVKPNVDFFSASVYRMLGFPGDMYTPIFAVARVPGWMAHLYEQYADNRIMRPRLVYSGPMGLKFKPLAER
- a CDS encoding 2-oxo acid dehydrogenase subunit E2, which codes for MAREFRLPELAESVVEGEIVRWLVAEGETVALDQPVAEVLTDKATVELPSPYAGVLLKQLAAEGDVVQVHAPIALFADAGAAGAAAAVAAAAPPAPPAPAAAPERPAGAPPADDGESLSLFKPAADKGDQELPRLRRPGARAGAGAATAEAAPRAAAMPTPGARGPYGRVVAVPAARRLARELGVDVAAVVGSGPHGRVRVDDVREHVAGPAPAAAQGGLPPVPPYRTPAGYEAREERVPLRGLRRLISNQMVASHLHTVRALHVDEADVTALVALRDKLKPRAAARGVRLSYLPFVMKAVAAALAEYPALNSSLDEATNEIVRKSYYNLGMAVATEAGLVVPVVRDVDARTIAELAADVNRLADAAKAGRLAPDDMKGGTFSITNIGSLGGLFSFPIINVPEAAILGVHSIKKRPVVLPDDSIAARQMLYLSLSFDHRLVDGAEGAMFTSRVIDLLENPEAMLLDL
- a CDS encoding alpha-ketoacid dehydrogenase subunit beta gives rise to the protein MSAVTMVQAIARTLDEEMARDDRVVVVGEDVGKRGGVFLATEKLFDKYGPDRVIDSPLSEAAIIGAALGMAVHGLRPVAEIQFSDYVFPGFDQLVSQVAKLRYRSGGQFTAPMVVRMPAGGGVKGGHHHSQSPEAHFVHTAGLKVVFPSTPSDTRGLLKSAIRDEDPVVFMEPKRLYRAVKEELSDDPDELIPIGKAAVRLRGDDVVLVSYGGSMAETTRAAKALVEQGFSPHVIDLRSLAPWDEETVLEAVARVGRVVLVSEAPRSASFISEVAATIAEELLDQLLAPPLRVTGFDTPYPYAQDREYLPGPARIMRAVQHALDY